The following proteins come from a genomic window of Pirellula staleyi DSM 6068:
- a CDS encoding thioredoxin domain-containing protein produces MPNRLASESSPYLLQHQNNPVDWYPWSSEALERSRAEDKPIFLSIGYSACHWCHVMEHESFESQEIADYLNEHFVCIKVDREERPDLDQIYMDAVQLMTGRGGWPMSVFLTPEGKPFFGGTYWPPTDRQGMPGFSRVIRAVIDAWKNRREQALSQATELTDHLGSLATSNTPAQLPLSVSRSMVDGWMETAAARLSRAFDSRYGGFGSAPKFPHSMDLELLLLEWQRSARVDVAEMTLVTLEKMSAGGIYDHLGGGFARYSVDERWLVPHFEKMLYDNSLLLRALVRAYQATGDAKFAATMRETCNYLLRDMTDELGGIYSTEDADSEGEEGKFYVWKPAEIYEVLGPERGSRFCQVYDVAPGGNFEHGFSILNLSRSIADWSRLWEMPLEVLSNELAEDRAILFDVREKRVHPGKDDKILTSWNALAIDALAEVAGVLDEPRYLLAAQRAADFVLQHLRDSDGRLLHTWRHGRAKLAAYLDDYAYLVHALVSLYEADFHTRWLSAAVELADQMIAHFSDHERGGFFFTADDHEALITRAKDMHDGSVPSGSSMAALALARLGKITGKQAYLLASERAILAASGSVTANPTASAVMIQAADLLVGPTSEIVLAGPEAEVRETARALRKIYAPRKVVAALMTGLPVDASSPVAPLVQGKESSQLSLYICQNFSCQAPVTGASSIAAALRGLGSKLTTTRS; encoded by the coding sequence ATGCCCAACCGACTAGCAAGCGAGTCGAGTCCCTACCTGCTTCAGCACCAAAATAATCCGGTCGACTGGTATCCCTGGTCGAGCGAAGCACTCGAGCGATCGCGCGCCGAAGACAAACCGATCTTCCTCTCGATCGGCTATTCCGCTTGTCACTGGTGCCATGTGATGGAGCACGAAAGTTTCGAGAGCCAAGAGATCGCCGACTATCTCAACGAGCATTTTGTCTGCATCAAAGTCGATCGCGAAGAGCGACCCGATCTCGATCAGATTTACATGGATGCCGTGCAGCTGATGACCGGGCGCGGTGGCTGGCCGATGTCGGTTTTTCTGACTCCAGAAGGGAAGCCCTTTTTTGGAGGGACCTACTGGCCGCCGACCGACCGCCAGGGAATGCCCGGCTTCAGTCGCGTGATTCGCGCAGTAATCGACGCTTGGAAAAATCGGCGCGAGCAGGCGCTCTCGCAAGCGACGGAGTTGACCGATCATCTCGGTTCACTGGCGACTTCTAACACCCCCGCGCAGCTGCCACTTTCCGTTTCTCGCTCGATGGTCGACGGTTGGATGGAGACCGCCGCAGCGCGGCTGTCGCGCGCATTTGACAGCCGCTATGGCGGATTTGGTAGCGCGCCGAAGTTTCCCCACTCGATGGATCTCGAGTTGCTACTGCTCGAATGGCAACGCTCTGCGCGTGTTGATGTGGCCGAGATGACCCTGGTGACTCTCGAAAAAATGTCGGCTGGAGGTATCTACGATCATCTCGGCGGCGGCTTTGCGCGCTACAGTGTCGACGAGCGCTGGCTCGTTCCGCACTTCGAAAAAATGCTCTACGACAACAGCCTGTTACTGCGAGCGCTTGTGCGTGCTTATCAGGCTACGGGAGACGCCAAGTTTGCTGCCACGATGCGTGAGACATGCAATTATCTCCTGCGCGATATGACCGATGAGCTCGGGGGCATTTACAGTACCGAGGATGCGGACAGCGAAGGCGAAGAGGGGAAGTTTTACGTTTGGAAACCGGCCGAGATTTACGAAGTTCTCGGTCCCGAGCGAGGCAGCCGTTTTTGTCAGGTCTACGATGTTGCGCCAGGTGGCAACTTCGAACATGGCTTTAGCATTTTGAATCTCAGCCGCTCGATTGCTGATTGGAGTCGCTTGTGGGAGATGCCGCTCGAAGTGTTGTCGAATGAGCTGGCCGAAGATCGGGCGATTCTGTTCGACGTTCGTGAAAAGCGAGTCCATCCCGGTAAAGATGACAAAATCTTGACGAGCTGGAATGCGCTGGCAATCGATGCTCTGGCTGAAGTGGCAGGAGTGCTCGATGAACCTCGTTATTTGCTGGCCGCACAGCGAGCCGCCGATTTTGTGCTCCAGCATCTGCGCGATAGTGATGGCCGTTTACTTCACACTTGGCGCCATGGCCGCGCGAAGCTCGCTGCGTATCTCGACGACTATGCCTACCTCGTTCATGCACTCGTTTCACTCTACGAAGCCGACTTTCACACGCGCTGGCTCAGCGCCGCTGTCGAGCTTGCCGATCAAATGATCGCCCACTTTTCTGACCACGAGCGCGGGGGGTTTTTCTTCACCGCCGACGATCACGAAGCCTTGATCACGCGCGCTAAAGATATGCACGATGGGAGTGTTCCAAGCGGCAGCAGCATGGCAGCACTCGCTCTGGCTCGGCTCGGCAAAATCACCGGAAAACAGGCTTATTTGCTGGCATCCGAGCGCGCAATTCTGGCTGCCTCCGGTTCCGTGACGGCGAATCCCACCGCCTCGGCAGTGATGATTCAAGCGGCTGATTTGCTTGTTGGTCCAACGAGCGAGATCGTCCTTGCAGGACCCGAAGCAGAAGTGCGTGAAACAGCACGCGCGCTTCGCAAAATCTATGCGCCGCGTAAAGTGGTGGCAGCTCTCATGACGGGCCTGCCGGTCGATGCCAGCAGCCCTGTGGCGCCACTAGTACAAGGCAAAGAGTCGAGCCAGCTGTCACTCTATATCTGCCAAAACTTCAGCTGCCAAGCGCCAGTGACTGGAGCCAGTAGTATCGCCGCCGCGCTGCGAGGTCTCGGCAGTAAGCTGACAACGACAAGGTCGTAG
- a CDS encoding STAS domain-containing protein — protein sequence MNDSPLLHVETTDHVLLVVPTYKFGVHRDLDLAATWKALEKSLEETGSRDVLVDLAGVPYFGSTMLEWMVHLWKHTKRQHRKLVLCNVSSIASEVLVATRFSQIWPHYGSREEALEVLAMQNAQQTLEQGRDAILVASGDTTTASDQQSIS from the coding sequence ATGAATGATTCACCACTGCTGCATGTCGAAACGACCGATCATGTGTTGCTAGTAGTACCGACCTACAAGTTTGGTGTGCACCGCGACCTCGATCTGGCCGCCACCTGGAAAGCGCTCGAGAAAAGCCTCGAAGAGACCGGTTCGCGCGATGTGCTGGTCGATCTGGCGGGTGTTCCATACTTCGGAAGCACGATGCTCGAGTGGATGGTCCACTTGTGGAAGCACACGAAACGACAGCACCGAAAACTGGTCCTCTGCAATGTTTCCTCAATCGCCAGCGAGGTTCTCGTAGCGACTCGTTTTTCGCAAATCTGGCCGCACTACGGTTCGCGTGAAGAGGCGCTCGAAGTCCTCGCGATGCAGAATGCTCAGCAAACGCTCGAGCAAGGTCGCGATGCCATTTTGGTGGCGTCGGGCGATACCACCACCGCTAGCGATCAGCAGTCGATTTCGTAA
- a CDS encoding ATP-binding protein, with amino-acid sequence MPKVLVIDDTAVDRHLVAGLLERSTALEVQSVASAREALAALEAMLPDLVITDLMMPGIDASAQVSRSRTKATSADREVFESGGLQLVEAVTTKYPSLPVIVVTSAGTEQAAVDSLAAGATTYIPKAHLAQQLVPTVLDVLARVADGVAHKKLLACLREGALLFELSSDPELIPPLISYAQSLLTSVGLCDDSSVIRVSIALEEAIRNAMFHGNLELTSEQREGDPVEYQELLALRSCMEPFRSRRLHLSFRVSIEQATFVIRDEGPGFDPRKLPDPTDPANIEKVSGRGLLLMRTFMDEVHFNATGNEVTMIKRASVSREGA; translated from the coding sequence ATGCCAAAAGTGCTCGTGATCGACGATACAGCCGTCGACCGACATCTCGTGGCGGGACTTCTCGAGCGCTCGACCGCACTCGAAGTACAGTCGGTTGCCTCGGCTCGCGAAGCGCTGGCGGCTCTCGAAGCCATGCTCCCCGATCTGGTGATCACCGACCTGATGATGCCTGGCATCGATGCGTCTGCACAAGTGTCGCGCTCGCGGACGAAAGCAACAAGCGCGGATCGCGAAGTATTTGAGTCGGGCGGTCTTCAGCTTGTGGAAGCGGTCACTACGAAATATCCCAGCCTCCCGGTCATCGTGGTCACCAGTGCAGGGACCGAACAAGCGGCTGTCGACTCACTTGCGGCGGGAGCCACCACCTACATTCCCAAGGCACATCTCGCGCAGCAGCTCGTTCCGACCGTGCTCGACGTACTAGCACGGGTGGCTGATGGTGTCGCTCACAAAAAATTGCTGGCATGCTTGCGCGAAGGTGCGCTGCTGTTCGAACTCTCGAGCGATCCCGAACTGATACCTCCCCTGATTAGTTATGCCCAAAGCTTGCTGACCAGCGTTGGTCTGTGCGACGACTCGAGTGTGATACGCGTTTCGATCGCTCTCGAAGAAGCAATTCGCAACGCCATGTTCCACGGAAATCTCGAACTCACGAGCGAACAGCGCGAAGGAGATCCGGTCGAATATCAAGAACTTTTGGCACTTCGCAGTTGCATGGAGCCCTTCCGAAGCCGACGATTACATTTGTCGTTCCGAGTTTCGATCGAACAAGCGACGTTCGTGATCCGGGACGAAGGACCCGGCTTTGATCCTCGTAAACTTCCCGATCCAACGGATCCGGCGAATATCGAGAAAGTGAGTGGTCGTGGACTCTTGCTGATGCGCACGTTCATGGATGAAGTGCATTTCAATGCCACCGGCAACGAAGTGACCATGATCAAACGAGCGAGTGTCAGTCGCGAAGGAGCATGA
- a CDS encoding lipoyl domain-containing protein — protein sequence MKRRVNFSMPSLDLGGVPLRTIAWLAPQGSRVVEGEKLLEVLAGEIAVELTAPATGILAQRLVGTSEPLHIGQVLAIIESDR from the coding sequence ATGAAACGCCGCGTCAATTTCTCGATGCCATCGCTCGACCTCGGTGGAGTTCCACTCCGCACCATCGCTTGGCTCGCGCCCCAAGGCTCGCGCGTGGTGGAGGGGGAAAAGCTGCTGGAAGTTCTCGCGGGGGAAATCGCGGTCGAACTCACCGCTCCCGCTACCGGCATTCTCGCCCAGCGTCTTGTCGGAACCAGCGAGCCGCTTCACATCGGCCAAGTCCTCGCCATCATCGAGTCTGATCGCTAG
- the lipA gene encoding lipoyl synthase has translation MSRIRSSLSCRIPRVNSPLELPLVSIPNSGCSSSESPDPQQLMRLPRWLKREVPKGNFGNFTAGLLEELKLETVCDNAKCPNRMECYSQKTATFMILGAVCTRPCGFCAVDRGRPAPLSQDEPERLAEAAARLGLKHVVITSVTRDDLRDGGADHYVRCIQAVRARTGAAIEVLTPDFVTCPEALDRVIDARPDVFNHNTETVPRLYRKVRGPKSDYRWTLRLLERIKERDPSIKTKSGLMLGLGEERQELLDTLADLRSVGCDFLTLGQYLMPSAKSADNYLPVVRYVPPEEFDELGAIAKQLGFSQVASGPLVRSSYHAREMAEHESPQL, from the coding sequence ATCAGTCGCATCCGTTCCTCGCTCAGTTGCCGGATACCTCGCGTGAACTCGCCGCTTGAACTGCCGCTAGTCTCGATTCCTAACTCGGGTTGCTCATCGAGCGAATCGCCCGATCCCCAGCAACTGATGCGTCTGCCTCGCTGGCTGAAACGCGAGGTCCCCAAAGGAAACTTTGGCAACTTCACCGCCGGTTTGCTCGAAGAACTCAAACTCGAGACGGTGTGCGACAACGCGAAGTGCCCCAATCGGATGGAGTGCTACTCGCAAAAGACCGCCACGTTCATGATCCTCGGCGCAGTCTGCACCCGGCCATGTGGTTTTTGTGCCGTCGATCGCGGACGCCCCGCACCACTTTCGCAAGACGAGCCCGAACGGCTCGCCGAAGCCGCCGCTCGGCTGGGGCTCAAGCATGTGGTGATTACCAGCGTCACGCGCGACGATTTGCGCGACGGTGGTGCCGATCATTATGTGCGCTGCATTCAAGCGGTGCGTGCTCGAACCGGCGCGGCAATTGAAGTCCTCACTCCCGATTTCGTCACCTGCCCCGAAGCGCTCGATCGTGTCATCGATGCCCGCCCCGATGTCTTCAATCACAACACCGAAACGGTCCCTCGGCTCTATCGCAAAGTGCGAGGTCCCAAGAGCGACTATCGCTGGACCCTGCGACTGCTCGAGCGCATTAAAGAGCGCGACCCCTCGATCAAAACGAAGAGTGGTTTGATGCTCGGTCTCGGCGAAGAACGTCAAGAGTTGCTCGATACTCTGGCCGATCTCCGAAGCGTGGGCTGCGATTTCCTGACACTTGGCCAATACCTGATGCCGAGTGCTAAATCGGCCGACAACTACCTGCCAGTCGTGCGCTACGTTCCCCCCGAAGAATTCGACGAGCTCGGCGCAATTGCCAAACAGCTTGGGTTCTCGCAAGTTGCCAGCGGACCACTGGTTCGCAGCAGCTATCACGCTCGCGAAATGGCCGAGCACGAGTCGCCGCAGCTGTAA
- a CDS encoding Lipoate-protein ligase B-like protein: MDMTSSGQVRRAKRHFAASFYVLGRVDFDDAQHAQQRLAYDAISRADGRITFLLCEHAGVVSIGRGGVRSDIQFSSTELEGRGLSLKYVPRGGGCLWHQEGQLAIYPIVPLRWHRLTIGQFATQFRHGVVRALAEQGFPARLHPASQHVLGPGGLVAALGLAIRRQVTQQGMFLNITNDVSSASRVITFPTTALQGANVPSIRRGESMNCRLSDHARGATIQSTSRLLVNHLAEAFGCESFHLHQSHPFLAQLPDTSRELAA; encoded by the coding sequence ATGGACATGACCTCGAGTGGACAGGTTCGCCGAGCGAAACGCCATTTCGCGGCCAGCTTTTACGTGCTGGGACGCGTCGATTTCGACGATGCGCAGCATGCTCAGCAGCGTCTGGCTTACGACGCCATTTCGCGGGCCGATGGACGAATCACGTTCCTGCTTTGCGAGCATGCGGGGGTCGTCAGCATCGGCCGAGGTGGGGTGCGCAGCGACATTCAGTTCTCGTCGACCGAGCTTGAGGGACGTGGCCTGTCGCTCAAATATGTCCCTCGTGGTGGGGGATGCCTGTGGCATCAAGAGGGTCAGCTGGCGATCTATCCGATCGTTCCGCTCCGTTGGCATCGCCTGACCATTGGCCAATTTGCCACGCAATTTCGCCACGGTGTGGTCCGTGCACTCGCCGAGCAAGGATTTCCGGCGCGACTCCATCCGGCGAGTCAGCATGTGCTTGGCCCAGGCGGACTTGTGGCCGCTTTGGGACTCGCCATTCGGCGCCAGGTGACGCAGCAGGGGATGTTCCTGAATATCACCAACGACGTTTCCTCGGCCAGCCGAGTGATCACCTTCCCGACAACAGCTTTGCAAGGGGCTAATGTGCCGTCGATTCGGCGCGGCGAGAGCATGAACTGTCGACTATCGGACCACGCGCGAGGAGCTACAATACAGTCCACCTCGCGACTCCTGGTGAACCACCTCGCCGAAGCTTTTGGCTGCGAGTCGTTTCACCTCCATCAGTCGCATCCGTTCCTCGCTCAGTTGCCGGATACCTCGCGTGAACTCGCCGCTTGA
- the smpB gene encoding SsrA-binding protein SmpB: protein MAKSDKKTKPAPKAAQKGAAKAAPKSADPPVTLVAENRKARFNYEILDSLECGIQLVGSEVKSLRDGKLSLDEAYARIKDGDVWLVGADIAEYKQASIWNHAPKRPRKLLMHKQQMRKFAGTSHDKGLTLVPLKVYFTERGIAKVVIGLCRGKKLHDKRETLKKNDAKRDISRAFRKKV, encoded by the coding sequence ATGGCAAAGAGCGACAAAAAAACGAAACCTGCACCCAAGGCGGCACAAAAAGGGGCGGCCAAAGCAGCTCCCAAGAGTGCCGATCCGCCGGTGACGCTCGTCGCCGAGAATCGCAAAGCACGCTTCAATTACGAGATCCTCGACTCGCTCGAGTGCGGCATTCAGCTGGTGGGTAGCGAGGTGAAAAGCCTCCGCGATGGGAAGCTGAGTCTCGACGAAGCCTATGCCCGCATTAAAGATGGGGATGTGTGGCTGGTGGGTGCCGACATCGCCGAATACAAGCAGGCGTCGATCTGGAACCATGCCCCCAAACGTCCACGCAAACTGCTGATGCACAAACAGCAGATGCGTAAATTCGCCGGCACCAGCCACGACAAGGGGCTGACCCTTGTTCCGCTGAAGGTCTACTTCACCGAGCGCGGAATCGCCAAAGTGGTGATCGGCCTCTGCCGAGGTAAAAAGCTGCACGATAAACGCGAGACACTGAAGAAAAACGACGCCAAACGTGATATCAGCCGTGCCTTTCGCAAGAAGGTGTAA
- a CDS encoding ABC transporter ATP-binding protein gives MLQLTNIKKSYREPGGNPLPVLDIPSFRVESAEQIALVGRSGGGKTTLLHIIAGITRADSGSIVLDGLELSQLSEPGLDKVRAQKIGYVFQTFNLLSGFSALENVLLGMTFGKGKYDSDRARQLLAKVGLSHRLGHKPRQLSVGEQQRVAVARALACKPSLLLADEPTANIDPRNQQHIIDLIRESCRDEGVSLVIVTHSSEVAGQFTRIERLEQINRAIADVVATTK, from the coding sequence ATGCTTCAGCTGACCAACATCAAAAAGTCGTATCGCGAGCCGGGTGGCAATCCGCTGCCGGTGCTCGACATCCCTTCGTTCCGCGTCGAATCGGCCGAGCAAATTGCGCTCGTCGGTCGTAGTGGTGGTGGCAAAACCACGCTGCTGCATATCATCGCGGGGATCACGCGCGCAGATAGCGGATCGATCGTCCTCGACGGTCTCGAGCTGTCACAGCTCTCCGAACCGGGGCTCGACAAAGTCCGGGCTCAGAAGATTGGCTACGTTTTTCAAACGTTCAACCTTCTCTCCGGTTTTTCGGCGCTCGAAAATGTCTTGCTCGGGATGACGTTCGGCAAAGGAAAGTACGACAGCGACCGAGCGCGACAGCTGCTCGCCAAAGTGGGGCTCTCCCATCGTTTGGGGCATAAGCCGCGGCAACTGAGCGTCGGCGAACAGCAGCGCGTTGCAGTGGCTCGCGCGCTCGCCTGCAAACCAAGTCTGCTCCTGGCCGACGAACCGACGGCCAATATCGATCCGCGGAATCAGCAACACATCATCGACCTGATTCGCGAGTCGTGCCGCGACGAAGGCGTGTCGCTCGTCATCGTGACCCACTCGTCGGAAGTGGCTGGTCAGTTCACACGCATCGAGCGGCTGGAGCAAATCAATCGAGCCATTGCCGATGTCGTAGCAACTACGAAGTAA
- a CDS encoding ABC transporter permease, translating to MSLFSIAFRSIVQRPVASALTILSMALGVMMVVMVLSVFGVVKRSFSNNASLGYNMIVGAKGGQEQLVLNTVFYLSKPVENIPYTYYMEFLRTDERTKLLEPSLKRMAWEEANAARARSLSATGFQSSIDEVLQAAAKASSSIDERGQGLERDGKFGMLTELAIPLCLGDYYDRFRVVGTTPDFLDKLVYRPEEGLKYELAEGRNFVHKSEENGYFEAVVGHTVAREMGVGVGDEFSPAHGDPTGHMHERKFKIVGVLKSTGTPNDRVVLVNMEGFYLMEDHAKPLEEAPKEERPELTDEEAMQAMKAKAKLASAVQRMADPDPLPVEQREVTALLLKVPTMIAPGIENAVNEGRDAQAVLPVAVIYGLFEFIVNPIQWTLLVLTAMICIVSGISILVSIYNSMSERKHEIAVLRALGAGRSTVMTIILLEATFLALAGGAVGWLTGHTLVAAASPVIEDNTGVYIGFFSADPMVDVFELLRGEPSETLQLTVPVELLLIPALMVLAVIVGIWPAFAAYKTDVAASLGK from the coding sequence ATGTCGCTCTTCTCCATCGCATTCCGCAGCATTGTTCAGCGCCCCGTGGCCAGCGCGCTCACGATTCTCTCGATGGCGCTCGGCGTGATGATGGTGGTGATGGTCTTGTCGGTGTTTGGTGTCGTCAAGCGTAGCTTCAGCAACAATGCCAGCCTCGGCTACAACATGATCGTCGGGGCCAAAGGGGGCCAAGAGCAACTGGTCCTCAACACCGTCTTCTATCTCAGTAAGCCGGTCGAAAACATTCCTTACACCTACTATATGGAGTTCCTCCGGACCGACGAACGGACCAAACTTCTCGAGCCATCCCTCAAGCGCATGGCGTGGGAAGAAGCCAACGCTGCTCGTGCCCGCTCGCTCTCCGCCACAGGTTTTCAGAGCAGCATCGACGAGGTCCTGCAAGCTGCCGCGAAGGCCTCGTCGAGCATCGACGAGCGCGGACAAGGTCTCGAGCGCGATGGAAAGTTTGGCATGCTCACCGAGCTTGCGATTCCGCTCTGCTTAGGCGACTACTACGATCGTTTTCGGGTCGTCGGCACCACCCCCGATTTTCTCGACAAGCTTGTCTATCGACCTGAAGAAGGACTGAAGTACGAACTGGCCGAGGGTCGCAATTTTGTGCATAAAAGCGAGGAAAATGGCTATTTCGAAGCGGTCGTCGGCCACACGGTGGCGCGTGAAATGGGGGTCGGTGTGGGTGACGAATTCTCACCTGCTCACGGCGATCCGACCGGACACATGCACGAACGGAAATTCAAAATCGTGGGGGTCCTGAAGAGCACCGGAACACCGAACGATCGCGTGGTGCTGGTCAACATGGAAGGCTTCTACTTGATGGAAGACCATGCCAAGCCTCTCGAAGAAGCCCCCAAGGAAGAACGTCCGGAACTCACCGACGAAGAAGCGATGCAGGCGATGAAAGCGAAGGCCAAGCTGGCTTCCGCCGTGCAGCGCATGGCCGATCCCGATCCACTGCCGGTTGAGCAGCGCGAAGTGACGGCGCTGTTGCTGAAAGTTCCGACAATGATAGCTCCCGGCATCGAGAATGCCGTGAATGAGGGGCGCGATGCGCAGGCCGTTCTCCCTGTCGCGGTGATCTATGGCCTGTTCGAATTCATCGTGAATCCGATTCAGTGGACACTGCTGGTGCTCACCGCCATGATCTGCATCGTCAGCGGCATCAGCATCTTGGTGAGCATCTACAACTCGATGAGCGAACGAAAGCACGAAATTGCGGTGCTCCGCGCACTCGGCGCTGGACGCAGTACGGTGATGACCATCATCTTGCTCGAAGCGACCTTCCTTGCACTTGCAGGTGGAGCCGTGGGATGGCTCACAGGTCACACACTTGTCGCAGCTGCCAGCCCGGTGATCGAAGACAACACCGGCGTTTACATCGGGTTCTTCTCAGCCGATCCGATGGTCGATGTGTTTGAGCTCCTCCGTGGCGAACCGAGCGAAACGCTGCAGCTCACCGTTCCTGTCGAGTTGCTGCTGATCCCCGCGCTGATGGTGCTGGCGGTGATCGTCGGTATCTGGCCTGCATTTGCTGCCTACAAAACCGACGTCGCGGCATCGCTCGGCAAGTAG
- a CDS encoding glutamine amidotransferase codes for MHSNVIPFMYAALTELTTEPIVGTTTVVIAVAIALLVLVLLLPPPKSLTRGRYWSLTALRIAVILLLLIAMLRPTWQHTHQTPRRGVAIIMADGSRSMLLPSGTSSTSRYDAQLAALQASSDALARLMQTTDLKFYQYDKTLQQIEVDTAGRVKLAAAPTGSETDLGTTLSQAIRTEQGKRVAAVFLLGDGVQTAFDPQVESQEAARQLRDDFAAPLYAVTIGPVGDAATSKDVAVQRLDEQFTVFVKTELVVKSLLRMRGYVGRDIPVRLTLFDAQNRQQVIGEKMVRQPAEGSQVEVEFSYVPQVAGNYRLQVSMPTQPGELVTSNNMLDAYLTVREGGLRVLYLDGDKRFEQKFLRRALNSSPDIELDDRIIDRRARSRWPIELPQDFQDGKYDAIILGDIDASALGEKNLATIATMVEQGKGLLMIGGRSSFGPGHYLGTPLADVLPIKIDRLEGADFGGQERDQFFIAGPIEARPAADHPVVRISPSSDMAAAWEPLPPLAWANRFVGVKPIPGVRVLLETARGEPLLVSGEYGRGRVLAFAGESTYRWQMHGFEQQHKRFWRQVILWLVRRDDLARDEVWVRLDQRRLAPGGKLRIEAGARTAAGDPIPDAKLDVVLVRPDGKRQPITLSSDRKLQSGQVQLVESGPYAVEVAASQNGKPLGNSRAELLVVDRDVELSIAAADPAAMDALAAWTRDAGGRSLALEELPAMLDELSQRPQEVEERIEREQLGGSPSTAWPMLLLLVSLMGSEWFLRKKWGLV; via the coding sequence ATGCACAGTAATGTAATTCCCTTCATGTATGCAGCGCTCACAGAGCTTACGACCGAGCCGATCGTTGGCACCACCACCGTGGTGATTGCGGTTGCGATCGCACTCCTGGTTCTCGTGCTGTTGCTCCCACCACCAAAGTCCCTCACGCGTGGCCGCTACTGGTCGCTCACGGCTCTGCGCATCGCCGTGATTCTGCTACTGCTGATTGCGATGCTTCGTCCAACATGGCAGCACACGCATCAAACGCCGCGACGTGGAGTCGCCATCATCATGGCCGACGGAAGTCGCAGCATGCTTTTGCCCAGTGGCACGTCGAGCACCTCACGCTACGACGCACAGCTTGCTGCCCTGCAGGCGTCGAGCGACGCGCTTGCGCGGCTGATGCAAACGACCGACCTGAAGTTCTATCAGTACGACAAAACGCTTCAGCAGATCGAAGTCGATACAGCTGGTCGCGTGAAGCTTGCCGCCGCTCCAACCGGTAGTGAAACCGATCTCGGCACGACCCTTTCTCAGGCGATTCGCACCGAGCAAGGGAAGCGTGTCGCGGCGGTGTTTTTGCTTGGGGATGGTGTGCAAACAGCGTTCGATCCGCAAGTCGAATCACAAGAGGCGGCGCGTCAGCTGCGCGATGATTTTGCAGCTCCGCTGTATGCGGTCACGATTGGTCCCGTCGGCGACGCAGCGACGTCAAAGGATGTGGCGGTGCAGCGTCTCGACGAGCAGTTCACGGTCTTTGTAAAAACCGAATTGGTGGTGAAAAGCCTGCTCCGCATGCGCGGCTATGTCGGCCGGGATATCCCCGTGCGACTCACCCTTTTCGATGCCCAGAATCGTCAGCAGGTGATCGGCGAAAAGATGGTGCGTCAGCCTGCTGAGGGCTCGCAGGTGGAAGTGGAGTTTAGCTACGTGCCACAAGTGGCAGGCAACTACCGACTCCAAGTTTCGATGCCGACACAGCCTGGTGAACTCGTCACGTCGAACAACATGCTCGACGCCTATCTCACGGTACGTGAGGGGGGGCTTCGGGTTTTGTATCTCGATGGGGATAAGCGTTTTGAACAGAAATTTCTGCGCCGCGCGCTAAATAGTTCTCCCGACATCGAGCTCGATGATCGCATCATCGACCGCCGTGCTCGCTCGCGTTGGCCGATTGAATTGCCGCAGGATTTTCAGGACGGAAAGTACGACGCGATCATCCTGGGGGATATCGACGCCAGCGCGCTGGGTGAAAAAAATCTGGCGACGATCGCAACGATGGTGGAGCAGGGGAAGGGACTACTGATGATCGGTGGGCGTTCGAGTTTTGGTCCTGGCCACTATCTTGGAACACCGTTGGCCGACGTTCTGCCGATCAAGATCGATCGACTCGAAGGAGCCGATTTTGGTGGGCAAGAGCGCGATCAGTTCTTCATCGCTGGGCCGATCGAAGCTCGACCTGCAGCCGATCATCCGGTGGTCCGCATCTCACCGTCGTCCGATATGGCTGCTGCATGGGAGCCGCTCCCTCCTTTGGCTTGGGCCAATCGTTTTGTGGGAGTGAAGCCGATTCCTGGTGTCCGGGTGTTGCTCGAAACCGCGCGCGGCGAACCGCTGCTGGTGAGTGGCGAGTATGGTCGCGGGCGGGTCTTGGCGTTTGCTGGCGAATCGACCTATCGCTGGCAGATGCATGGGTTCGAGCAGCAGCACAAGCGATTTTGGCGACAGGTGATTTTGTGGCTCGTGCGCCGTGATGATCTGGCGCGCGATGAAGTGTGGGTCAGGCTCGATCAGCGCCGACTTGCGCCGGGTGGAAAACTCCGGATTGAAGCGGGCGCTCGAACAGCTGCGGGGGATCCGATTCCTGATGCCAAGCTCGACGTTGTGCTTGTTCGGCCCGATGGAAAGCGTCAGCCGATCACGCTCAGCAGCGATCGCAAGCTACAGTCGGGACAAGTACAGCTGGTAGAGAGCGGCCCGTATGCAGTCGAAGTGGCTGCGTCGCAAAATGGCAAACCGCTCGGCAATTCCCGCGCAGAATTGCTGGTGGTCGATCGCGACGTCGAGCTGTCGATAGCTGCCGCCGATCCCGCTGCGATGGATGCACTGGCTGCCTGGACTCGCGATGCAGGGGGCCGAAGCCTCGCGCTCGAAGAGCTACCTGCGATGCTCGACGAGCTGAGTCAGCGCCCTCAAGAGGTCGAAGAACGTATCGAGCGCGAGCAGCTGGGAGGTTCTCCGTCGACCGCCTGGCCGATGCTCTTGTTGCTGGTCTCGCTGATGGGAAGCGAGTGGTTTTTACGCAAGAAATGGGGGCTCGTTTAG